A portion of the Halobacillus ihumii genome contains these proteins:
- a CDS encoding SDR family NAD(P)-dependent oxidoreductase: MTAIFSSEALKKGHILITGATGGIGRATAKAAVQAGAYVTITGRREKNLNELKDECEQLNESVHVYVHPAELNDEKNRNHLVEQAVKENGPITGLVNSAGVVGGGTLDTLTEQALRRVMELNYFSTVLFTQLVYEKMKPQKAGAIVNLSSLSGIRGTHANTAYSASKFAITGFTQSFAVEAIDHNIRVNAVCPGYVDTDMGRDSIATKGERNNRSFEEQLKVAEDGIPSGRISTAEEVANAIVFLLSEAAGNIIGESMKISGGSVMR; this comes from the coding sequence GTGACTGCTATTTTTTCAAGTGAAGCTCTTAAGAAAGGACACATACTAATTACTGGTGCTACAGGAGGAATTGGGCGCGCCACAGCCAAAGCTGCTGTTCAAGCTGGGGCCTATGTGACGATTACTGGCAGGAGAGAGAAGAATTTAAACGAGCTTAAGGACGAATGTGAACAGTTAAACGAGTCTGTACATGTATATGTGCATCCTGCTGAACTTAATGATGAGAAAAATCGAAATCACTTAGTTGAACAGGCAGTGAAGGAGAACGGGCCGATTACTGGACTCGTTAATTCTGCAGGCGTTGTCGGAGGTGGTACTCTCGACACTTTAACAGAACAGGCTCTTCGTCGGGTGATGGAGTTAAATTACTTTTCTACTGTACTTTTTACACAGCTTGTCTATGAAAAAATGAAGCCTCAAAAGGCAGGGGCCATTGTCAATTTATCTTCTTTATCAGGAATCCGTGGTACGCATGCAAACACAGCCTATAGTGCCTCGAAGTTTGCGATAACAGGATTCACTCAATCCTTCGCTGTAGAAGCGATAGACCACAACATTCGGGTAAACGCTGTTTGTCCGGGGTATGTCGATACCGATATGGGCAGGGACTCAATTGCCACAAAAGGCGAGCGGAATAATCGAAGTTTTGAGGAGCAGTTAAAGGTGGCGGAAGACGGGATTCCTTCCGGGAGGATATCTACGGCTGAAGAAGTGGCAAATGCGATTGTGTTTTTGTTGTCCGAGGCAGCTGGTAACATTATCGGTGAGTCTATGAAAATTTCCGGTGGCAGTGTGATGAGGTAA
- a CDS encoding thiazole synthase — translation MKDPLIIAGEEIESRLFTGTGKFADHSEMRKAIEQSYSQVVTVAIRRVDLSGSGKHIVSDIPDEATLMPNTSGARTAEEAVRIARLGKASGMGNWVKIEVISDQKYLLPDNEETIKATEMLVDEGFVVLPYMSPDLMAAKRMEAAGAAAIMPLGSPIGSNRGIRMKEMIRIMIDEIHVPIVVDAGIGKPSEAAEAMEMGADAVLVNTAVATAADPVAMAKAFDMAVRAGRLAYTTGLGPSSIQANASSPLTGFLTPTGGDQS, via the coding sequence ATGAAGGATCCGTTAATCATCGCAGGGGAAGAAATCGAAAGTCGTTTATTTACAGGAACAGGGAAGTTTGCGGACCACAGTGAGATGCGGAAGGCGATTGAACAGTCTTATTCACAAGTGGTGACAGTCGCCATACGAAGAGTGGATTTAAGCGGTTCCGGCAAACATATCGTCAGCGATATCCCTGATGAAGCGACCTTAATGCCGAACACTTCAGGAGCAAGGACAGCTGAAGAAGCAGTTCGGATTGCCCGGCTTGGAAAGGCTAGCGGAATGGGCAATTGGGTCAAAATCGAGGTGATTTCTGATCAAAAATACCTGCTTCCCGATAATGAGGAAACGATTAAAGCAACGGAAATGCTGGTGGACGAAGGGTTTGTTGTCCTGCCTTATATGAGTCCTGATTTAATGGCGGCAAAGCGCATGGAAGCGGCCGGAGCAGCAGCCATCATGCCGCTGGGTTCTCCAATTGGTTCCAATAGAGGAATCCGCATGAAGGAAATGATTCGGATAATGATTGATGAAATTCATGTGCCCATTGTAGTGGATGCAGGGATTGGGAAGCCGTCTGAAGCCGCGGAAGCGATGGAAATGGGGGCAGATGCAGTCCTTGTGAATACAGCGGTAGCAACGGCGGCGGACCCCGTGGCTATGGCAAAGGCTTTTGATATGGCAGTTAGAGCCGGGAGATTGGCTTATACGACAGGCCTTGGTCCATCATCGATTCAAGCGAATGCCTCCTCGCCGCTGACCGGATTTTTAACACCTACAGGAGGTGATCAATCATGA
- the thiH gene encoding 2-iminoacetate synthase ThiH, which yields MSFYNVYEKLKDQPIHTKFEEVTTTDVEKVLQKDRLTELDYFTLLSPAAEGYLEDMAQKAHQATLQHFGYTMQLFLPLYVSDYCVNTCKYCSFSVDNVFPRRRLTMEEVEEEAQAIAAMGIEQIIILSGESRIHSSVDYLTKIMKVLKKYFSSVGLEVQPMDRDDYEKLTASGIDTLTVFQETYDETIYRNLHTKGPKRFYKYRLDTPERGCQAGMRSVTIGALLGLDDWRKESYIAGLHGHYLQNKYLETEIGMSFPRVQPNAGSFQPEVHVTDQNMVQAMLAFRLFLPTAGIVLSTRETPQLRNALIPLGVTKMSASSSTEVGGYAQTEDTQSQFEISDERSVEEIRKLLQTKGYQPVMKDWQIV from the coding sequence ATGAGTTTTTATAACGTATATGAAAAGCTGAAAGACCAGCCGATTCACACAAAGTTTGAAGAAGTCACTACGACTGACGTCGAAAAGGTTTTACAAAAAGACAGACTTACGGAGTTGGATTATTTCACTTTACTGTCTCCTGCTGCGGAAGGTTATTTAGAAGATATGGCTCAGAAAGCACATCAAGCCACATTGCAGCACTTCGGCTATACGATGCAGTTGTTTTTGCCGCTCTATGTGTCTGATTACTGTGTTAACACATGCAAATACTGCAGTTTCAGTGTCGATAACGTTTTTCCTAGAAGGCGTTTAACAATGGAAGAAGTAGAGGAAGAGGCACAAGCGATTGCAGCGATGGGGATCGAACAAATTATTATCCTTTCGGGAGAATCTCGTATTCATTCATCTGTTGATTACTTAACAAAAATTATGAAGGTGCTGAAGAAGTATTTTTCTTCAGTGGGGCTTGAGGTTCAGCCGATGGATCGAGACGATTATGAAAAATTGACAGCGAGCGGAATTGATACGCTGACGGTTTTTCAAGAAACCTACGATGAAACGATATATCGCAACCTGCATACAAAAGGCCCGAAGCGATTTTACAAGTATCGATTGGATACACCTGAGAGAGGATGTCAGGCTGGGATGAGGTCTGTCACGATCGGAGCTCTGCTTGGTCTTGATGATTGGCGTAAAGAAAGTTATATCGCCGGATTGCATGGGCATTATCTTCAAAATAAATACTTAGAGACAGAAATTGGCATGTCATTTCCGCGGGTTCAGCCGAATGCAGGCAGTTTTCAACCAGAGGTTCATGTGACGGATCAAAATATGGTCCAAGCTATGCTCGCGTTCAGATTATTTTTACCAACGGCAGGTATTGTCCTATCAACGCGTGAAACTCCTCAATTACGCAATGCACTTATTCCACTAGGGGTGACAAAAATGTCAGCTTCCTCCTCGACTGAGGTTGGCGGTTATGCTCAAACAG